In Alkalimarinus alittae, the DNA window GAAATTCCGTGACGAAGGTCGTGACGTACTGTTGTTTGTTGACAACATCTACCGTTACACCCTTGCGGGAACAGAAGTATCTGCACTGCTAGGCCGTATGCCTTCAGCAGTTGGTTATCAGCCTACATTGGCTGAAGAGATGGGTGTTCTTCAAGAACGTATCACCTCTACCAAGACGGGTTCTATCACTTCTATCCAAGCGGTATACGTACCTGCGGATGATTTGACGGATCCATCACCAGCAACCACGTTCTCTCACTTGGATGCAACTGTTGTACTAAGTCGTGATATCGCAGCTAAGGGTATTTACCCAGCGATCGATCCACTTGATTCAACAAGTCGTCAGCTAGATCCATTGATCATTGGTCAAGAGCATTATGATATTGCTCGTGGTGTTCAGACAGTTCTTCAGCGTTATGCTGAGCTGAAAGACATCATTGCGATCCTAGGTATGGACGAGCTATCTGAAGAAGATAAGCAGGTTGTATTCCGCGCTCGTAAGATTGAGCGTTACTTGTCTCAGCCTTTCCACGTTGCAGAAGTATTTACCGGTTCACCTGGTAAGTATGTATCTCTTAAAGATACGATCCGTGGCTTTAAAGGCATTTTGGCTGGTGAGTACGATGACCTGCCAGAACAGGCATTCTACATGGTCGGTTCAATCGACGAAGCAGTAGAAAAAGCCAAGACAATGAAATAGTTATCCTTACCCCCTACCTCTGTTCTTAAATGAATAAGGGGTATGGGGTAAAAAGGATAAGAGTAGAGGCATAGCATATGGGTATTTCCGTGCATTGCGATATTGTAAGTGCTGAAGAAGAGATTTTTTCTGGAC includes these proteins:
- the atpD gene encoding F0F1 ATP synthase subunit beta, translating into MSSGSIVQIIGAVIDVEFPRDSVPKVYDALKVEGRATTLEVQQQLGDGIVRTIAMGSTEGLKRSLEVTNTHKPISVPVGVETLGRIMDVLGNPIDEAGPIGEKEQMPIHRKAPSYAEQSASSDLLETGIKVIDLVCPFAKGGKVGLFGGAGVGKTVNMMELINNIAKEHSGLSVFAGVGERTREGNDFYYEMKESNVLDKVAMVYGQMNEPPGNRLRVALTGLTMAEKFRDEGRDVLLFVDNIYRYTLAGTEVSALLGRMPSAVGYQPTLAEEMGVLQERITSTKTGSITSIQAVYVPADDLTDPSPATTFSHLDATVVLSRDIAAKGIYPAIDPLDSTSRQLDPLIIGQEHYDIARGVQTVLQRYAELKDIIAILGMDELSEEDKQVVFRARKIERYLSQPFHVAEVFTGSPGKYVSLKDTIRGFKGILAGEYDDLPEQAFYMVGSIDEAVEKAKTMK